From Amia ocellicauda isolate fAmiCal2 chromosome 12, fAmiCal2.hap1, whole genome shotgun sequence, a single genomic window includes:
- the gria2b gene encoding glutamate receptor 2b isoform X2, whose protein sequence is MHKIMNISVFLLPVLWGLALGGSHSVQIGGLFQRGSDQEYSAFRIGMVQFSTPEFRLTPHIDNLEVANSFAVTNCFCSQFSRGVYAIFGFYDKKSVNTITSFCGTLHLSFITPSFPADGLHQFILQMRPDIKGPLLSLIEYYKWDKFAYLYDSDRGLSTLQVVLDTAAEKKWQVTAINVGNLKDEKKDEAYRSLFQDLENKKERRVILDCEQDKVKDIMEQVITIGRHVKGYHYIIANLGFIDGDLSKLQYGGANVSGFQIVDFDDPLVSKFDQRWEALEEKEYPGADSRIRYTSALTYDAVQVMTEAFRYLHKQRIDIMRRGNNGDCLANPAVPWAQGVEIERALKQVHVEGLTGNIQFDQYGRRVNYTVNVMELKNSGPVKIGYWNEVDKMAVTKSDIFPNESMGMENKTVIVTTILEAPYVMLKKNADLYVDNDRYEGYCVDLAAEIAKHCGFKYKLSIVGDGKYGARDAETKIWNGMVGELVYGKADIAVAPLTITLVREEVIDFSKPFMSLGISIMIKKPQKSKPGVFSFLDPLAYEIWMCIVFAYIGVSVVLFLVSRFSPYEWHTEEYEDGQIQSNESTNEFGIFNSLWFSLGAFMQQGCDISPRSLSGRIVGGVWWFFTLIIISSYTANLAAFLTVERMVSPIESAEDLAKQTEIAYGTLDSGSTKEFFRRSKIALFDKMWTYMKSAEPSVFVKTTAEGVLRVRKSKGKYAYLLESTMNEYIEQRKPCDTMKVGGNLDSKGYGIATPKGSSLRTPVNLAVLKLSEQGVLDKLKNKWWYDKGECGAKDSGSKEKTSALSLSNVAGVFYILVGGLGLAMLVALIEFCYKSRAEAKRMKMTFGDAMRSKARLSITGSTGENGRAMTPEFPKAVHAVPYLRPGMGMNVSVTDLS, encoded by the exons TCTGCTCCCAGTTCTCCAGAGGCGTTTACGCAATCTTTGGATTCTACGACAAGAAGTCGGTGAACACGATAACGTCCTTCTGCGGGACTCTGCACCTCTCCTTCATCACACCCAGCTTCCCCGCCGATGGACTGCACCAGTTCATCTTACAAATGCGGCCCGACATCAAGGGACCCCTGCTGAGCCTGATCGAGTACTACAAGTGGGACAAGTTTGCATATCTTTACGACAGCGACAGAG GGCTGTCCACGCTGCAGGTGGTCCTGGACACAGCTGCAGAGAAGAAGTGGCAGGTGACCGCCATCAATGTGGGCAACCTGAAAGATGAGAAGAAAGACGAGGCCTACCGGTCCCTCTTCCAGGACCTGGAGAACAAGAAGGAGAGGAGAGTGATCCTGGACTGTGAGCAGGACAAGGTCAAAGACATCATGGAGCAG GTCATCACCATAGGAAGACATGTTAAGGGATATCACTACATCATTGCCAATCTG GGTTTTATCGACGGCGACTTGTCTAAACTCCAGTACGGCGGCGCCAACGTGTCGGGCTTTCAGATCGTGGATTTCGACGACCCTCTGGTGTCAAAGTTTGACCAGCGGTGGGAGGCGCTGGAGGAGAAGGAATACCCCGGAGCCGACAGCAGGATTCGG TACACGTCTGCCTTGACCTATGACGCGGTGCAGGTGATGACCGAAGCCTTCCGCTACCTCCACAAGCAGAGGATCGACATCATGCGCAGGGGCAACAACGGAGACTGCCTCGCCAACCCGGCCGTGCCCTGGGCCCAGGGAGTGGAGATAGAGCGGGCactgaaacag GTCCATGTGGAAGGTCTGACGGGAAACATTCAGTTCGATCAGTATGGCAGAAGGGTGAACTACACGGTCAACGTCATGGAGCTGAAGAACAGCGGCCCAGTGAAG ATCGGATACTGGAATGAAGTAGACAAAATGGCGGTCACAAAATCAGATATCTTCCCCAATGAATCGATGGGGATGGAAAATAAGACCGTGATAGTGACAACCATTTTG GAAGCCCCTTATGTGATGCTCAAGAAGAACGCTGACCTCTATGTGGACAATGACCGCTACGAGGGCTACTGTGTGGATCTCGCCGCCGAGATCGCCAAGCACTGTGGCTTCAAGTACAAGCTCTCCATCGTGGGGGACGGGAAGTACGGAGCCCGAGATGCAGAGACTAAGATATGGAACGGGATGGTGGGAGAGCTGGTGTACGGG AAAGCAGACATAGCAGTCGCCCCTCTAACCATCACCCTGGTGAGAGAAGAAGTGATTGACTTTTCCAAGCCCTTTATGAGTCTGGGGATCTCCATCATGATTAAGAAGCCTCAGAAATCCAAGCCGGGGGTGTTCTCCTTCCTGGACCCCCTGGCCTATGAAATCTGGATGTGCATCGTGTTCGCCTACATTGGAGTCAGCGTGGTTCTCTTCTTGGTCAGTCGCTTCAGCCCCTACGAGTGGCACACCGAGGAGTACGAGGATGGACAAATACAAAGTAACGAATCGACAAATGAATTTGGGATATTTAATAGTCTCTGGTTTTCTCTTGGTGCCTTTATGCAGCAAGGATGCGATATTTCGCCAAG ATCTCTGTCTGGACGCATTGTTGGTGGGGTGTGGTGGTTCTTTACCTTGATCATAATCTCCTCGTACACGGCAAACTTAGCTGCTTTCCTCACCGTCGAGCGGATGGTGTCGCCCATCGAGAGCGCCGAGGATCTGGCCAAGCAAACAGAAATTGCCTACGGGACTCTGGACTCTGGCTCCACAAAGGAGTTCTTCAGG CGCTCTAAAATCGCGCTGTTCGATAAGATGTGGACCTACATGAAGAGTGCGGAGCCGTCGGTGTTCGTGAAGACCACGGCCGAGGGCGTGCTCAGGGTACGCAAGTCCAAGGGGAAGTACGCCTACCTGCTGGAGTCCACGATGAACGAGTACATCGAGCAGAGGAAGCCCTGTGACACCATGAAGGTCGGAGGGAACCTGGATTCAAAGGGCTACGGAATCGCGACGCCTAAAGGATCCTCATTAAG AACGCCAGTAAACCTTGCAGTATTGAAACTCAGTGAGCAAGGCGTCTTAGACAAGCTGAAAAACAAATGGTGGTACGATAAAGGTGAATGTGGAGCCAAGGACTCTGGAAGTAAG GAGAAGACAAGCGCCTTGAGTCTCAGCAATGTGGCAGGAGTTTTCTACATCCTTGTTGGCGGTCTGGGTTTGGCCATGCTGGTGGCTTTGATTGAGTTCTGTTACAAGTCCAGAGCAGAGGCGAAGCGAATGAAG aTGACCTTTGGTGACGCCATGAGGAGTAAAGCGAGGCTGTCAATCACGGGAAGCACTGGGGAAAATGGCCGTGCGATGACTCCAGAATTTCCAAAAGCCGTGCATGCTGTCCCATACTTGaggcccggcatggggatgaaTGTCAGTGTGACTGATCTCTCTTGA
- the gria2b gene encoding glutamate receptor 2b isoform X5, with protein sequence MHKIMNISVFLLPVLWGLALGGSHSVQIGGLFQRGSDQEYSAFRIGMVQFSTPEFRLTPHIDNLEVANSFAVTNCFCSQFSRGVYAIFGFYDKKSVNTITSFCGTLHLSFITPSFPADGLHQFILQMRPDIKGPLLSLIEYYKWDKFAYLYDSDRGLSTLQVVLDTAAEKKWQVTAINVGNLKDEKKDEAYRSLFQDLENKKERRVILDCEQDKVKDIMEQVITIGRHVKGYHYIIANLGFIDGDLSKLQYGGANVSGFQIVDFDDPLVSKFDQRWEALEEKEYPGADSRIRYTSALTYDAVQVMTEAFRYLHKQRIDIMRRGNNGDCLANPAVPWAQGVEIERALKQVHVEGLTGNIQFDQYGRRVNYTVNVMELKNSGPVKIGYWNEVDKMAVTKSDIFPNESMGMENKTVIVTTILEAPYVMLKKNADLYVDNDRYEGYCVDLAAEIAKHCGFKYKLSIVGDGKYGARDAETKIWNGMVGELVYGKADIAVAPLTITLVREEVIDFSKPFMSLGISIMIKKPQKSKPGVFSFLDPLAYEIWMCIVFAYIGVSVVLFLVSRFSPYEWHTEEYEDGQIQSNESTNEFGIFNSLWFSLGAFMQQGCDISPRSLSGRIVGGVWWFFTLIIISSYTANLAAFLTVERMVSPIESAEDLAKQTEIAYGTLDSGSTKEFFRRSKIALFDKMWTYMKSAEPSVFVKTTAEGVLRVRKSKGKYAYLLESTMNEYIEQRKPCDTMKVGGNLDSKGYGIATPKGSSLRTPVNLAVLKLSEQGVLDKLKNKWWYDKGECGAKDSGSKVSLCRFYVKSKSRNKSTIVLVGMTHLNNF encoded by the exons TCTGCTCCCAGTTCTCCAGAGGCGTTTACGCAATCTTTGGATTCTACGACAAGAAGTCGGTGAACACGATAACGTCCTTCTGCGGGACTCTGCACCTCTCCTTCATCACACCCAGCTTCCCCGCCGATGGACTGCACCAGTTCATCTTACAAATGCGGCCCGACATCAAGGGACCCCTGCTGAGCCTGATCGAGTACTACAAGTGGGACAAGTTTGCATATCTTTACGACAGCGACAGAG GGCTGTCCACGCTGCAGGTGGTCCTGGACACAGCTGCAGAGAAGAAGTGGCAGGTGACCGCCATCAATGTGGGCAACCTGAAAGATGAGAAGAAAGACGAGGCCTACCGGTCCCTCTTCCAGGACCTGGAGAACAAGAAGGAGAGGAGAGTGATCCTGGACTGTGAGCAGGACAAGGTCAAAGACATCATGGAGCAG GTCATCACCATAGGAAGACATGTTAAGGGATATCACTACATCATTGCCAATCTG GGTTTTATCGACGGCGACTTGTCTAAACTCCAGTACGGCGGCGCCAACGTGTCGGGCTTTCAGATCGTGGATTTCGACGACCCTCTGGTGTCAAAGTTTGACCAGCGGTGGGAGGCGCTGGAGGAGAAGGAATACCCCGGAGCCGACAGCAGGATTCGG TACACGTCTGCCTTGACCTATGACGCGGTGCAGGTGATGACCGAAGCCTTCCGCTACCTCCACAAGCAGAGGATCGACATCATGCGCAGGGGCAACAACGGAGACTGCCTCGCCAACCCGGCCGTGCCCTGGGCCCAGGGAGTGGAGATAGAGCGGGCactgaaacag GTCCATGTGGAAGGTCTGACGGGAAACATTCAGTTCGATCAGTATGGCAGAAGGGTGAACTACACGGTCAACGTCATGGAGCTGAAGAACAGCGGCCCAGTGAAG ATCGGATACTGGAATGAAGTAGACAAAATGGCGGTCACAAAATCAGATATCTTCCCCAATGAATCGATGGGGATGGAAAATAAGACCGTGATAGTGACAACCATTTTG GAAGCCCCTTATGTGATGCTCAAGAAGAACGCTGACCTCTATGTGGACAATGACCGCTACGAGGGCTACTGTGTGGATCTCGCCGCCGAGATCGCCAAGCACTGTGGCTTCAAGTACAAGCTCTCCATCGTGGGGGACGGGAAGTACGGAGCCCGAGATGCAGAGACTAAGATATGGAACGGGATGGTGGGAGAGCTGGTGTACGGG AAAGCAGACATAGCAGTCGCCCCTCTAACCATCACCCTGGTGAGAGAAGAAGTGATTGACTTTTCCAAGCCCTTTATGAGTCTGGGGATCTCCATCATGATTAAGAAGCCTCAGAAATCCAAGCCGGGGGTGTTCTCCTTCCTGGACCCCCTGGCCTATGAAATCTGGATGTGCATCGTGTTCGCCTACATTGGAGTCAGCGTGGTTCTCTTCTTGGTCAGTCGCTTCAGCCCCTACGAGTGGCACACCGAGGAGTACGAGGATGGACAAATACAAAGTAACGAATCGACAAATGAATTTGGGATATTTAATAGTCTCTGGTTTTCTCTTGGTGCCTTTATGCAGCAAGGATGCGATATTTCGCCAAG ATCTCTGTCTGGACGCATTGTTGGTGGGGTGTGGTGGTTCTTTACCTTGATCATAATCTCCTCGTACACGGCAAACTTAGCTGCTTTCCTCACCGTCGAGCGGATGGTGTCGCCCATCGAGAGCGCCGAGGATCTGGCCAAGCAAACAGAAATTGCCTACGGGACTCTGGACTCTGGCTCCACAAAGGAGTTCTTCAGG CGCTCTAAAATCGCGCTGTTCGATAAGATGTGGACCTACATGAAGAGTGCGGAGCCGTCGGTGTTCGTGAAGACCACGGCCGAGGGCGTGCTCAGGGTACGCAAGTCCAAGGGGAAGTACGCCTACCTGCTGGAGTCCACGATGAACGAGTACATCGAGCAGAGGAAGCCCTGTGACACCATGAAGGTCGGAGGGAACCTGGATTCAAAGGGCTACGGAATCGCGACGCCTAAAGGATCCTCATTAAG AACGCCAGTAAACCTTGCAGTATTGAAACTCAGTGAGCAAGGCGTCTTAGACAAGCTGAAAAACAAATGGTGGTACGATAAAGGTGAATGTGGAGCCAAGGACTCTGGAAGTAAGGTTAGTCTCTGCAGGTTTTATGTGAAAAGCAAGTCGAGAAATAAAAGCACAATTGTGTTAGTGGGAATGACCCATTTAAAcaatttttaa
- the gria2b gene encoding glutamate receptor 2b isoform X6, translating to MHKIMNISVFLLPVLWGLALGGSHSVQIGGLFQRGSDQEYSAFRIGMVQFSTPEFRLTPHIDNLEVANSFAVTNCFCSQFSRGVYAIFGFYDKKSVNTITSFCGTLHLSFITPSFPADGLHQFILQMRPDIKGPLLSLIEYYKWDKFAYLYDSDRGLSTLQVVLDTAAEKKWQVTAINVGNLKDEKKDEAYRSLFQDLENKKERRVILDCEQDKVKDIMEQVITIGRHVKGYHYIIANLGFIDGDLSKLQYGGANVSGFQIVDFDDPLVSKFDQRWEALEEKEYPGADSRIRYTSALTYDAVQVMTEAFRYLHKQRIDIMRRGNNGDCLANPAVPWAQGVEIERALKQVHVEGLTGNIQFDQYGRRVNYTVNVMELKNSGPVKIGYWNEVDKMAVTKSDIFPNESMGMENKTVIVTTILEAPYVMLKKNADLYVDNDRYEGYCVDLAAEIAKHCGFKYKLSIVGDGKYGARDAETKIWNGMVGELVYGKADIAVAPLTITLVREEVIDFSKPFMSLGISIMIKKPQKSKPGVFSFLDPLAYEIWMCIVFAYIGVSVVLFLVSRFSPYEWHTEEYEDGQIQSNESTNEFGIFNSLWFSLGAFMQQGCDISPRSLSGRIVGGVWWFFTLIIISSYTANLAAFLTVERMVSPIESAEDLAKQTEIAYGTLDSGSTKEFFRRSKIALFDKMWTYMKSAEPSVFVKTTAEGVLRVRKSKGKYAYLLESTMNEYIEQRKPCDTMKVGGNLDSKGYGIATPKGSSLRNAVNLAVLKLNEQGLLDKLKNKWWYDKGECGSGGGDSKNASKPCSIETQ from the exons TCTGCTCCCAGTTCTCCAGAGGCGTTTACGCAATCTTTGGATTCTACGACAAGAAGTCGGTGAACACGATAACGTCCTTCTGCGGGACTCTGCACCTCTCCTTCATCACACCCAGCTTCCCCGCCGATGGACTGCACCAGTTCATCTTACAAATGCGGCCCGACATCAAGGGACCCCTGCTGAGCCTGATCGAGTACTACAAGTGGGACAAGTTTGCATATCTTTACGACAGCGACAGAG GGCTGTCCACGCTGCAGGTGGTCCTGGACACAGCTGCAGAGAAGAAGTGGCAGGTGACCGCCATCAATGTGGGCAACCTGAAAGATGAGAAGAAAGACGAGGCCTACCGGTCCCTCTTCCAGGACCTGGAGAACAAGAAGGAGAGGAGAGTGATCCTGGACTGTGAGCAGGACAAGGTCAAAGACATCATGGAGCAG GTCATCACCATAGGAAGACATGTTAAGGGATATCACTACATCATTGCCAATCTG GGTTTTATCGACGGCGACTTGTCTAAACTCCAGTACGGCGGCGCCAACGTGTCGGGCTTTCAGATCGTGGATTTCGACGACCCTCTGGTGTCAAAGTTTGACCAGCGGTGGGAGGCGCTGGAGGAGAAGGAATACCCCGGAGCCGACAGCAGGATTCGG TACACGTCTGCCTTGACCTATGACGCGGTGCAGGTGATGACCGAAGCCTTCCGCTACCTCCACAAGCAGAGGATCGACATCATGCGCAGGGGCAACAACGGAGACTGCCTCGCCAACCCGGCCGTGCCCTGGGCCCAGGGAGTGGAGATAGAGCGGGCactgaaacag GTCCATGTGGAAGGTCTGACGGGAAACATTCAGTTCGATCAGTATGGCAGAAGGGTGAACTACACGGTCAACGTCATGGAGCTGAAGAACAGCGGCCCAGTGAAG ATCGGATACTGGAATGAAGTAGACAAAATGGCGGTCACAAAATCAGATATCTTCCCCAATGAATCGATGGGGATGGAAAATAAGACCGTGATAGTGACAACCATTTTG GAAGCCCCTTATGTGATGCTCAAGAAGAACGCTGACCTCTATGTGGACAATGACCGCTACGAGGGCTACTGTGTGGATCTCGCCGCCGAGATCGCCAAGCACTGTGGCTTCAAGTACAAGCTCTCCATCGTGGGGGACGGGAAGTACGGAGCCCGAGATGCAGAGACTAAGATATGGAACGGGATGGTGGGAGAGCTGGTGTACGGG AAAGCAGACATAGCAGTCGCCCCTCTAACCATCACCCTGGTGAGAGAAGAAGTGATTGACTTTTCCAAGCCCTTTATGAGTCTGGGGATCTCCATCATGATTAAGAAGCCTCAGAAATCCAAGCCGGGGGTGTTCTCCTTCCTGGACCCCCTGGCCTATGAAATCTGGATGTGCATCGTGTTCGCCTACATTGGAGTCAGCGTGGTTCTCTTCTTGGTCAGTCGCTTCAGCCCCTACGAGTGGCACACCGAGGAGTACGAGGATGGACAAATACAAAGTAACGAATCGACAAATGAATTTGGGATATTTAATAGTCTCTGGTTTTCTCTTGGTGCCTTTATGCAGCAAGGATGCGATATTTCGCCAAG ATCTCTGTCTGGACGCATTGTTGGTGGGGTGTGGTGGTTCTTTACCTTGATCATAATCTCCTCGTACACGGCAAACTTAGCTGCTTTCCTCACCGTCGAGCGGATGGTGTCGCCCATCGAGAGCGCCGAGGATCTGGCCAAGCAAACAGAAATTGCCTACGGGACTCTGGACTCTGGCTCCACAAAGGAGTTCTTCAGG CGCTCTAAAATCGCGCTGTTCGATAAGATGTGGACCTACATGAAGAGTGCGGAGCCGTCGGTGTTCGTGAAGACCACGGCCGAGGGCGTGCTCAGGGTACGCAAGTCCAAGGGGAAGTACGCCTACCTGCTGGAGTCCACGATGAACGAGTACATCGAGCAGAGGAAGCCCTGTGACACCATGAAGGTCGGAGGGAACCTGGATTCAAAGGGCTACGGAATCGCGACGCCTAAAGGATCCTCATTAAG AAATGCGGTTAACCTCGCAGTACTAAAACTGAACGAACAAGGCCTGTTGgacaaattgaaaaacaaatggtGGTACGACAAAGGAGAATGCGGCAGCGGGGGAGGGGACTCCAAG AACGCCAGTAAACCTTGCAGTATTGAAACTCAGTGA
- the gria2b gene encoding glutamate receptor 2b isoform X1, whose amino-acid sequence MHKIMNISVFLLPVLWGLALGGSHSVQIGGLFQRGSDQEYSAFRIGMVQFSTPEFRLTPHIDNLEVANSFAVTNCFCSQFSRGVYAIFGFYDKKSVNTITSFCGTLHLSFITPSFPADGLHQFILQMRPDIKGPLLSLIEYYKWDKFAYLYDSDRGLSTLQVVLDTAAEKKWQVTAINVGNLKDEKKDEAYRSLFQDLENKKERRVILDCEQDKVKDIMEQVITIGRHVKGYHYIIANLGFIDGDLSKLQYGGANVSGFQIVDFDDPLVSKFDQRWEALEEKEYPGADSRIRYTSALTYDAVQVMTEAFRYLHKQRIDIMRRGNNGDCLANPAVPWAQGVEIERALKQVHVEGLTGNIQFDQYGRRVNYTVNVMELKNSGPVKIGYWNEVDKMAVTKSDIFPNESMGMENKTVIVTTILEAPYVMLKKNADLYVDNDRYEGYCVDLAAEIAKHCGFKYKLSIVGDGKYGARDAETKIWNGMVGELVYGKADIAVAPLTITLVREEVIDFSKPFMSLGISIMIKKPQKSKPGVFSFLDPLAYEIWMCIVFAYIGVSVVLFLVSRFSPYEWHTEEYEDGQIQSNESTNEFGIFNSLWFSLGAFMQQGCDISPRSLSGRIVGGVWWFFTLIIISSYTANLAAFLTVERMVSPIESAEDLAKQTEIAYGTLDSGSTKEFFRRSKIALFDKMWTYMKSAEPSVFVKTTAEGVLRVRKSKGKYAYLLESTMNEYIEQRKPCDTMKVGGNLDSKGYGIATPKGSSLRNAVNLAVLKLNEQGLLDKLKNKWWYDKGECGSGGGDSKEKTSALSLSNVAGVFYILVGGLGLAMLVALIEFCYKSRAEAKRMKMTFGDAMRSKARLSITGSTGENGRAMTPEFPKAVHAVPYLRPGMGMNVSVTDLS is encoded by the exons TCTGCTCCCAGTTCTCCAGAGGCGTTTACGCAATCTTTGGATTCTACGACAAGAAGTCGGTGAACACGATAACGTCCTTCTGCGGGACTCTGCACCTCTCCTTCATCACACCCAGCTTCCCCGCCGATGGACTGCACCAGTTCATCTTACAAATGCGGCCCGACATCAAGGGACCCCTGCTGAGCCTGATCGAGTACTACAAGTGGGACAAGTTTGCATATCTTTACGACAGCGACAGAG GGCTGTCCACGCTGCAGGTGGTCCTGGACACAGCTGCAGAGAAGAAGTGGCAGGTGACCGCCATCAATGTGGGCAACCTGAAAGATGAGAAGAAAGACGAGGCCTACCGGTCCCTCTTCCAGGACCTGGAGAACAAGAAGGAGAGGAGAGTGATCCTGGACTGTGAGCAGGACAAGGTCAAAGACATCATGGAGCAG GTCATCACCATAGGAAGACATGTTAAGGGATATCACTACATCATTGCCAATCTG GGTTTTATCGACGGCGACTTGTCTAAACTCCAGTACGGCGGCGCCAACGTGTCGGGCTTTCAGATCGTGGATTTCGACGACCCTCTGGTGTCAAAGTTTGACCAGCGGTGGGAGGCGCTGGAGGAGAAGGAATACCCCGGAGCCGACAGCAGGATTCGG TACACGTCTGCCTTGACCTATGACGCGGTGCAGGTGATGACCGAAGCCTTCCGCTACCTCCACAAGCAGAGGATCGACATCATGCGCAGGGGCAACAACGGAGACTGCCTCGCCAACCCGGCCGTGCCCTGGGCCCAGGGAGTGGAGATAGAGCGGGCactgaaacag GTCCATGTGGAAGGTCTGACGGGAAACATTCAGTTCGATCAGTATGGCAGAAGGGTGAACTACACGGTCAACGTCATGGAGCTGAAGAACAGCGGCCCAGTGAAG ATCGGATACTGGAATGAAGTAGACAAAATGGCGGTCACAAAATCAGATATCTTCCCCAATGAATCGATGGGGATGGAAAATAAGACCGTGATAGTGACAACCATTTTG GAAGCCCCTTATGTGATGCTCAAGAAGAACGCTGACCTCTATGTGGACAATGACCGCTACGAGGGCTACTGTGTGGATCTCGCCGCCGAGATCGCCAAGCACTGTGGCTTCAAGTACAAGCTCTCCATCGTGGGGGACGGGAAGTACGGAGCCCGAGATGCAGAGACTAAGATATGGAACGGGATGGTGGGAGAGCTGGTGTACGGG AAAGCAGACATAGCAGTCGCCCCTCTAACCATCACCCTGGTGAGAGAAGAAGTGATTGACTTTTCCAAGCCCTTTATGAGTCTGGGGATCTCCATCATGATTAAGAAGCCTCAGAAATCCAAGCCGGGGGTGTTCTCCTTCCTGGACCCCCTGGCCTATGAAATCTGGATGTGCATCGTGTTCGCCTACATTGGAGTCAGCGTGGTTCTCTTCTTGGTCAGTCGCTTCAGCCCCTACGAGTGGCACACCGAGGAGTACGAGGATGGACAAATACAAAGTAACGAATCGACAAATGAATTTGGGATATTTAATAGTCTCTGGTTTTCTCTTGGTGCCTTTATGCAGCAAGGATGCGATATTTCGCCAAG ATCTCTGTCTGGACGCATTGTTGGTGGGGTGTGGTGGTTCTTTACCTTGATCATAATCTCCTCGTACACGGCAAACTTAGCTGCTTTCCTCACCGTCGAGCGGATGGTGTCGCCCATCGAGAGCGCCGAGGATCTGGCCAAGCAAACAGAAATTGCCTACGGGACTCTGGACTCTGGCTCCACAAAGGAGTTCTTCAGG CGCTCTAAAATCGCGCTGTTCGATAAGATGTGGACCTACATGAAGAGTGCGGAGCCGTCGGTGTTCGTGAAGACCACGGCCGAGGGCGTGCTCAGGGTACGCAAGTCCAAGGGGAAGTACGCCTACCTGCTGGAGTCCACGATGAACGAGTACATCGAGCAGAGGAAGCCCTGTGACACCATGAAGGTCGGAGGGAACCTGGATTCAAAGGGCTACGGAATCGCGACGCCTAAAGGATCCTCATTAAG AAATGCGGTTAACCTCGCAGTACTAAAACTGAACGAACAAGGCCTGTTGgacaaattgaaaaacaaatggtGGTACGACAAAGGAGAATGCGGCAGCGGGGGAGGGGACTCCAAG GAGAAGACAAGCGCCTTGAGTCTCAGCAATGTGGCAGGAGTTTTCTACATCCTTGTTGGCGGTCTGGGTTTGGCCATGCTGGTGGCTTTGATTGAGTTCTGTTACAAGTCCAGAGCAGAGGCGAAGCGAATGAAG aTGACCTTTGGTGACGCCATGAGGAGTAAAGCGAGGCTGTCAATCACGGGAAGCACTGGGGAAAATGGCCGTGCGATGACTCCAGAATTTCCAAAAGCCGTGCATGCTGTCCCATACTTGaggcccggcatggggatgaaTGTCAGTGTGACTGATCTCTCTTGA